A genome region from Candidatus Anoxymicrobium japonicum includes the following:
- a CDS encoding DUF366 domain-containing protein has product MLKGKYLKGKAIAYDGSQLSPLWAYISFDVQGDSIVSFRGPCNVSPEYMVDMEDKRKGAEISSPDMLQFIVEYFGAGIDTIVLVERMLVSTVVNLLCESICEEAEVEREFDNIYAYPPNVDERGKLSVSVATVSTVSGLIHLGLNITSKDTPVQTAGLEEIGVEDIDTFAVEVVRRFIEEMKNVKIDASKVRPV; this is encoded by the coding sequence ATTTTGAAAGGCAAGTATTTGAAAGGCAAGGCAATTGCCTATGACGGCTCACAGTTGTCGCCACTGTGGGCTTACATATCCTTTGATGTACAGGGTGACAGCATTGTTTCCTTCCGTGGCCCGTGCAATGTCTCGCCCGAATACATGGTGGACATGGAGGACAAGCGCAAGGGGGCTGAAATATCCTCGCCGGACATGCTGCAGTTCATTGTGGAGTATTTCGGCGCCGGCATCGATACGATCGTACTGGTGGAGAGGATGCTGGTCAGTACTGTAGTGAATCTGCTGTGCGAGTCAATCTGCGAGGAAGCGGAGGTCGAGCGCGAGTTCGACAACATCTACGCCTATCCACCGAACGTGGACGAGCGGGGAAAGCTGAGCGTTTCAGTGGCTACGGTGAGCACTGTTTCGGGGCTCATTCACCTCGGACTGAATATCACGTCAAAGGATACTCCCGTTCAAACAGCGGGGCTCGAAGAGATAGGCGTCGAGGATATAGACACATTTGCTGTCGAGGTCGTGCGTCGCTTCATCGAGGAGATGAAGAACGTCAAGATAG
- the queD gene encoding 6-carboxytetrahydropterin synthase QueD: MYKIGVKRRFSAAHKLEGHPGKCARLHGHTWSVQAVFSSLETDHEGMVMDFDRVEAMLDEVIGPCDHQYLNEIDPFASLPPTAENVARVFFVWITKLLADAGVPVDLDEITVWESPDSWASYDGGRREGHGVTV, translated from the coding sequence ATGTACAAAATTGGCGTGAAGAGGCGGTTCAGCGCGGCGCACAAGCTCGAGGGCCATCCGGGCAAGTGTGCGAGGTTGCACGGGCACACGTGGTCAGTGCAGGCCGTTTTCTCGTCTCTGGAGACTGATCATGAAGGTATGGTCATGGATTTTGACAGAGTTGAGGCGATGCTCGATGAAGTTATCGGGCCATGCGATCACCAGTATTTGAATGAGATCGATCCCTTTGCGTCTCTGCCCCCGACCGCCGAGAACGTCGCGCGGGTTTTCTTCGTGTGGATCACAAAGCTTCTCGCGGATGCCGGTGTTCCCGTGGATCTCGACGAGATTACCGTCTGGGAGTCGCCCGACTCGTGGGCGTCATATGATGGTGGCCGGCGAGAAGGGCATGGAGTCACAGTTTGA
- a CDS encoding 2-hydroxyglutaryl-CoA dehydratase — MSISQKFQSAHRRTVGLTTTVPVEVVFAAGLTPVDLNNLFISDSDTHGLIDCAHSLGFPMSCCAWLKGIFGAVARQGGQERVIGVVRGDCSGTELLLEALEGRGTEVIPFAYPYTASREDLEREIVRMCRRLGTTIEAAEDWRSRLAGARELLRELDRACWRDGLVTGAEAHAWLVSSSDFGGDPDAFNRELALFLEKVRLRATTNRSAAREIRLGYIGAPPITPEVFDLAGSLGARFVFHEVQRQFSMPPDAAPDESGGACPPADIVEQYLAYTYPYTVAGRALDINNQSRIRRLDGVVHYVQSFCHRNMEDVIFRREIPLPMLTIECDCPGGLGATARARLENFVQVLGENP, encoded by the coding sequence ATGAGTATATCACAAAAGTTTCAATCAGCGCATAGAAGGACGGTTGGGCTGACTACGACAGTGCCGGTCGAGGTCGTGTTCGCGGCTGGGTTGACGCCTGTTGATCTAAATAACCTCTTTATCAGCGATAGTGACACCCATGGGTTGATTGATTGCGCGCACTCACTGGGCTTCCCCATGAGCTGTTGCGCGTGGCTCAAGGGAATATTCGGCGCGGTGGCGCGACAAGGTGGCCAGGAGCGGGTAATCGGGGTCGTCCGGGGAGATTGCTCGGGCACGGAACTGTTGCTCGAGGCGCTGGAAGGGCGCGGTACAGAGGTAATACCTTTCGCGTATCCGTACACAGCGTCGCGCGAGGATCTCGAGCGTGAGATCGTGAGGATGTGCCGCCGGCTGGGTACGACCATCGAGGCCGCGGAGGATTGGAGGAGCAGGCTCGCTGGCGCCCGCGAGTTGCTGCGCGAACTCGACCGCGCGTGCTGGCGGGACGGCCTGGTTACGGGTGCCGAAGCGCACGCCTGGCTTGTGAGTTCGAGCGACTTTGGCGGCGATCCGGACGCGTTCAATCGCGAGCTCGCCCTTTTCCTCGAAAAGGTTCGGCTACGCGCGACGACAAACCGGAGCGCGGCGCGTGAGATCAGGCTTGGATACATCGGGGCGCCGCCCATCACGCCCGAGGTGTTCGACCTCGCAGGGTCTCTTGGCGCGCGGTTCGTGTTCCATGAGGTTCAGCGGCAGTTCTCGATGCCCCCTGACGCCGCGCCGGACGAAAGCGGCGGCGCCTGCCCGCCGGCGGATATCGTCGAGCAGTACCTTGCTTACACTTACCCGTACACCGTCGCCGGCAGGGCTTTAGACATCAACAACCAGTCGCGGATACGCCGGCTCGACGGAGTGGTTCACTACGTGCAGAGCTTCTGCCATCGCAACATGGAGGACGTCATATTTCGTCGTGAGATACCTCTGCCGATGCTTACCATCGAATGCGACTGCCCCGGTGGGCTTGGGGCGACGGCGCGCGCGCGGCTCGAGAATTTCGTCCAGGTGCTGGGCGAGAATCCGTAA
- a CDS encoding heptaprenyl diphosphate synthase, which yields MTDTRRVTNLALLVSVGLVLSIIESALPPLLPLPGARIGLANIAGVIALYLFGASMALEVTVLRALIGGLLRGSVVGLFLSFSGGLASILVMIALFALFEKAFSIIGVSVAGAVTHNVIQLFAAYLLVRNTALFYYMPYLILIAAPTGLFVGFAARRVTFSLENLPLHSR from the coding sequence ATGACCGACACCCGCCGCGTCACAAATCTCGCGCTCCTGGTGTCCGTAGGGCTCGTCCTGTCTATTATCGAAAGCGCTCTACCTCCATTGCTTCCATTGCCCGGCGCCAGGATCGGACTCGCGAACATCGCGGGAGTTATCGCGCTGTACCTCTTTGGAGCAAGTATGGCTCTCGAGGTCACGGTGTTACGCGCGCTGATCGGCGGGCTTCTCCGCGGGAGTGTTGTCGGGCTTTTTCTATCTTTTTCCGGCGGTCTGGCAAGCATACTGGTGATGATCGCGCTCTTCGCCTTATTCGAAAAAGCCTTCAGTATCATTGGGGTAAGTGTCGCGGGGGCTGTGACGCACAATGTCATCCAGTTGTTCGCGGCGTACCTGCTGGTGCGCAATACGGCGCTCTTTTATTACATGCCGTACCTGATATTGATCGCGGCGCCAACCGGTCTCTTTGTGGGCTTCGCGGCGCGGCGGGTGACATTTTCTCTCGAGAATCTTCCATTACATTCCAGGTGA